The Ficedula albicollis isolate OC2 chromosome 1, FicAlb1.5, whole genome shotgun sequence nucleotide sequence GCTACCTCTCCGCTCGCAAAATCCGGTCCAGATTCCAGACTCTGGTGGCTCAAGCCGTGGATAAGTGCAGTTACAGAGACGTGGTAAAGATGGTGGCGGACACCAGCGAAGTGAAGCTGAGGATCAGGGATCGGTACGTGGTGCAGATCACTCCAGCGTTCAAGTGCACGGGGATCTGGCCGCGGAGCGCTGCACACTGGCCGCTTCCCCACATCCCCTGGCCGGGACCCAACCGGGTGGCGGAGGTCAAGGCGGAAGGCTTCAACCTCTTGTCCAAGGAGTGCCACTCTCTGGCCGGCAAGCAGAGCTCTGCCGAGAGCGATGCCTGGGTGCTGCAGTTCGCGGAAGCTGAGAACAGACTGCAGATGGGCGGCTGCAGGAAGAAATGCCTCTCCATCCTCAAAACCTTACGGGACCGTCACCTGGAGCTGCCGGGCCAGCCCCTGAATAATTATCACATGAAGACTCTGGTTTCCTACGAATGCGAAAAGCATCCCCGCGAATCGGACTGGGACGAGTCGTGCCTGGGGGACCGGCTCAACGGGATTTTACTGCAGCTCATCTCGTGCCTCCAGTGCAGGAGGTGCCCGCACTACTTCTTGCCCAACTTAGACCTCTTTCAGGGCAAACCTCACTCGGCCCTGGAAAACGCGGCCAAACAAACGTGGCGACTGGCCAGGGAAATACTTACCAACCCGAAAAGTTTGGAGAAACTTTAGAGGGTAACTATAAAACCG carries:
- the MAB21L1 gene encoding protein mab-21-like 1 — translated: MIAAQAKLVYHLNKYYNEKCQARKAAIAKTIREVCKVVSDVLKEVEVQEPRFISSLNEMDNRYEGLEVISPTEFEVVLYLNQMGVFNFVDDGSLPGCAVLKLSDGRKRSMSLWVEFITASGYLSARKIRSRFQTLVAQAVDKCSYRDVVKMVADTSEVKLRIRDRYVVQITPAFKCTGIWPRSAAHWPLPHIPWPGPNRVAEVKAEGFNLLSKECHSLAGKQSSAESDAWVLQFAEAENRLQMGGCRKKCLSILKTLRDRHLELPGQPLNNYHMKTLVSYECEKHPRESDWDESCLGDRLNGILLQLISCLQCRRCPHYFLPNLDLFQGKPHSALENAAKQTWRLAREILTNPKSLEKL